One genomic window of Myxocyprinus asiaticus isolate MX2 ecotype Aquarium Trade chromosome 5, UBuf_Myxa_2, whole genome shotgun sequence includes the following:
- the LOC127441176 gene encoding uncharacterized protein LOC127441176, whose protein sequence is MMSLCMLVVLLVIHDESFAQSITSLQTKEHAMEGDTITLSCKYDSQARSLQWYRQHPGSKPEYLLLLYESSSNVIHADPPFPRLDATVNKVERLVDLKISTAALTDSALYYCAFEPTMRVKATTLAKSLHWYRQYPGSRPKFLLLVIESSIKSAIHPEPPIPRLDGKLKMGDKQVDLEINSAAVIDSALYFSALYYLTQGFAQSITPLQNKVHATEGEKITLSCKYDGNADSLQWYRQFPGSRPEFLLLVIVSSKWSVIHADTPIQGLDGKLGDNKHVDLEISSAAVTDSALYYCALQPTVTGNTTTLFSSLRLSVMMFLCSIWLILLFAGDAIGQGIAPCSSSEFVASGNSITLSCSYSGTYSSDSLLWYRQYARSRPEFLFLVSEANFERPADLPIPGMSAKLNEENNRVDLEISSAAVTDSALYYCALQPTVTGNPTTLYKIEWKTNQAN, encoded by the exons ATGATGTCTCTTTGTATGTTGGTTGTGCTATTAGTCATACATG atgAATCTTTTGCTCAGTCaataacatcattgcagaccaaaGAACATGCCATGGAGGGAGACACAATCACTCTCTCATGCAAATATGATAGCCAAGCACGTAGTTTACAGTGGTATCGACAGCATCCAGGATCCAAACCTGAATACCTGCTTCTTCTTTATGAGTCATCAAGTAATGTGATACATGCAGATCCCCCTTTCCCAAGACTGGATGCCACAGTGAATAAGGTGGAGAGGCTGGTAGACTTGAAGATCTCCACTGCTGCACTCACAGATTCTGCACTGTACTACTGTGCTTTCGAGCCCACAATGAGAGTAAAAGCAACCACACT TGCAAAGAGTCTGCACTGGTATAGACAATATCCTGGATCCAGGCCTAAATTTTTGCTCCTTGTCATCGAGTCATCCATAAAGAGTGCCATACATCCAGAGCCCCCTATTCCAAGACTGGATGGCAAACTGAAAATGGGAGATAAGCAGGTGGATCTGGAGATCAACTCTGCTGCAGTCATAGACTCTGCTCTGTACTTCTCTGCTCTGTACTACt TAACACAAG GTTTTGCACAGTCAATAACACCATTGCAGAACAAAGTACATGCCACTGAGGGAGAGAAGATCACTCTCTCATGCAAATATGATGGAAATGCAGACAGTCTGCAATGGTATCGACAGTTTCCTGGATCCAGGCCTGAATTTCTACTCCTTGTCATTGTGTCATCTAAATGGAGTGTAATACATGCGGACACCCCTATCCAAGGACTGGATGGCAAACTGGGAGATAATAAGCATGTGGATCTGGAGATCTCCTCTGCTGCAGTAACAGACTCTGCTCTGTACTACTGTGCCTTGCAGCCCACAGTGACAGGAAACACAACAACACT TTTCAGCAGCTTGAGATTATCAGTCATGATGTTCCTATGCAGTATCTGGCTCATTCTTCTCTTTGCAG gtGATGCAATTGGACAGGGAATAGCCCCTTGCTCCTCATCTGAATTTGTTGCCAGTGGTAACTCCATCACATTGTCCTGCAGTTACAGTGGGACTTACAGCAGTGATTCTCTCCTGTGGTATCGGCAATATGCAAGATCCAGACCAGAATTCTTGTTTTTAGTTAGTGAAGCCAACTTTGAGCGGCCAGCTGATCTTCCAATTCCTGGAATGTCTGCTAAATTAAATGAAGAGAATAACCGTGTGGATCTGGAGATCTCCTCTGCTGCAGTAACAGACTCTGCTCTGTATTACTGTGCCCTGCAGCCCACAGTGACAGGAAACCCAACCACACTGTACAAAATTGAATGGAAAACCAACCAAGCCAACTAA